Sequence from the Microtus pennsylvanicus isolate mMicPen1 chromosome 12, mMicPen1.hap1, whole genome shotgun sequence genome:
AGGAAGCTTGACTTTGCTTTGAGTAACTGTTTCTTGGTGTGACTGTCAGATGACGGGACAGGCCCTGAGAAGATTGCTCACATCATGGGGCCTCCAGATCGGTGTGAGCATGCAGCCCGGATCATCAATGACCTCCTTCAGAGCCTTCGGAGTGGGCCCCCAGGTCCTCCAGGGGCCCCTGGCATGCCCCCTGGGGGCCGGGGTCGGGGCCGGGGCCAAGGCAACTGGGGCCCTCCTGGAGGAGAGATGACCTTCTCCATTCCTACCCACAAGTGTGGCTTGGTCATTGGCCGAGGTGAGTCCCTGTGGCTCTCTGCCCTTTCCTGCCTGGTTCTGCGCTTGTCAGTCCTTCACTAGCTGTCATCCCACATCCCAGGTGGTGAGAATGTGAAGGCCATTAACCAGCAGACGGGCGCCTTTGTAGAGATATCTCGGCAGCTGCCACCCAATGGGGACCCCAACTTCAAGTTGTTCGTCATCCGGGGCTCACCCCAGCAGATTGACCATGCAAAGCAGCTCATTGAGGAGAAGATAGAGGtgagttccatgaggtgctgttaaaggtgccccccccccaccttggtCCACTCACCACAGCTGCCACTTTTTCCTTCAGGGTCCCCTCTGCCCAGTTGGACCAGGCCCTGGAGGACCAGGCCCTGCTGGACCTATGGGGCCTTTCAACCCTGGACCCTTCAACCAGGGGCCTCCAGGAGCACCCCCACAGTGAGTATTCATTGGCTTTCTGGGTTGTGTATGGGCTTGTGGAGCGCCTGGCACAGGAGGGACAGGCCCTGTCTCAGCCCTGCCCTGAGAGACTGCTCTGCATTTGACCTTGGTCAGCCCCAGCTTTAAGTGTGGTAGGGACTTCCACATCACACTCTTGAGCCAGCTCTCATGActacctctctcctcccctacAGTGCCGGTGGTCCCCCTCCTCATCAGTACCCGCCTCAGGGCTGGGGCAATACCTACCCCCAGTGGCAACCACCTGCTCCCCATGACCCAAGTAAGTGTCAGTACTGTGTAGGAGATTTGGGGGTGACATCGGACCAACTGCTGTACCCTTCCTCAACTGACATCTCTTCCTGTAGACAAagctgctgcagcagctgcagaCCCCAATGCTGCCTGGGCCGCCTACTACTCCCACTACTACCAGCAACCCCCGggccctgtgccaggccctgCCCCAGCCCCTGCAGCCCCACCTGCTCAGGGGGAGCCCCCCCAGCCTCCGCCCACTGGTCAGTCGGATTATACCAAGGCCTGGGAAGAGTATTACAAGAAAATTGGTAAGTTCAGTGCCAGGGAGCAGTGGGGTATTGCACACAGGATCCAGCTGCCCTGACACCCTGTTCTTCAGGCCAGCAGCCCCAGCAACCTGGTGCGCCCCCACAGCAGGACTACACCAAGGCCTGGGAAGAATACTACAAGAAGCAAGGTGAGCTGCTGGGTGGGACCGGGGATGGGGCTGCGCGTGGGTGTGGGTTCTTCCGCCAGCCGCTCATCGTCCTCTCTGCCTATAGCGCAAGTGGCCACTGGTGGGGGTCCTGGAGCACCCCCTGGTTCCCAGCCCGACTACAGCGCCGCCTGGGCTGAGTATTACAGACAGCAGGCCGCTTACTACGGACAGACCCCAGGCCCTGGTGGCCCACAGCCACCTCCCACCCAGCAGGGACAGCAGCAGGCAAGTGGGAActgccaccctcctcctcctcctttctccttccaaccCCCGGCCACCGTCCATCCTGCCTTAGTGGGTAGCGCCGGAAACCCTTTCCCCTGCGGGGTGTGCCCTTGATGCCAGCCTCGGGCGCGTGGCCAGAGTCTCCCGGAGccccgcagccccgccgctggGAAGCGCCCGCCTGCTGGGTGCAGAGGCTCACGGAAGAGGCTCCTCCAGCAGCCGCAGCCGCTGTTGGTGCAACGTTGTCGGGTGCTGGGGGCACCGGCCGAAAAGGTGGAACTCTGAACTGCTGGGGTGTCCCGGGTGGGGGCAGGAAGTGGGGACTGTACTGGGCGCCATGCCGGTTGCCGAACCCGCTCGCTCAAAATCTGGCCACTTgggaagaaaaatctatttttttccccttctcagcATCActattttgggttttgttcttttttattcttttatttttttaaagacaccaTCCTTATCCCCCATGTCCAAGTAACTGCGTGTTGCAGGCGGCCTTGGCTCTGCTGGGATGGAGGGGAACCCACTGAGGGGACTGGGCCCTCCCTGCCTGGCAAGGCCACCTCTAGTGCACTTGCCTCTGTGTCCCAGTCTTGTCTGTGAAGTGGGCATGACGATCGTTGCCACCTTCCAACCTACCTCACAGGGGTGTTGTGGGGACACCATGATCTGAATGTTGTGACGCCGAGCCGCCGCCTCCCGCCgcctccctcctctgccccctcctccccaccctggcACTTCTCCCTTGTGCGCCCCTTacatgcctctggcttctgctgcagacccctcctcctcctcttcctctgcttctcttccacCAAGGAGCAGTCTGACTTCAGCAGAGTCCCCAAGACAGACAGCCACAGCCCCCTGCCTGGCATGTGCGGGCTTGGGTCCGGCCTCCTGGCCGGCTGCCTGGAGTCGCAGCCTCTTGCAGCCCAGCCGCCCTCCTGCCATGAccattcctgtctctccctctccgcAGGCAATTGAAGCAAATGGATATGAACTTCatctgtgaaaatattttttccctCCATTTTTGTTCCATTTGGGGGCTTTTATTGGTTTCTATAATTTGATTGGTTTGGTGAGAGAGCAATGGCTGCCCGGGGTGCAGGGGGGTTCCCCTCATGCTGAGGCGTTCCCTCTCTCATTCTGTGTGTCTCACATCTTTTTCCTTCCAAAACCGGGATCCTTCATGTTGAGCCAGCCTTAGAAAATAGCGAGAATTTAACCTCtgccaaaaaaaaagtttaaaaattaaatcacaaaGAGCAGAACAAAACCtataaaatgatatatatatagaaatatataaatctctatcccccagcctctgagccCACCCTCTGAGGGAAGCGGCTCACTTCCTCCCTACTGCCCGGGGCctattcttgtttttaaataaactttttaaaggaaagaaacaagtcACTCTTGCTATCTCTGTTTTTCGTTTTTTAGTTAGAGTTGGAACATTCCTTGGACCAGGTGTGGGTGTCGCAGGCCCCTCCTGCCCTGCCCATCTGtatctcccctctcccttcctctctcctctctgctcttccctggcTCCGCCCCATacccaccccaaccccaggaCTGGCCTGGTACGTTGTCATCTGTTGAGGATGAGATAAACtgagaaaatgagaacaaaacaacaaaaaaattgtatGGCAGTTTTTACTTTTTATCGCTCGTTTTTAACTTCACAAATAAATGGTAACAAAACCTCCCCGTGTCTTAACTGGCTGCCGTCTGTCTTCCACCCTTCAAGTAGACCTCTGCAGCAGATGACCTTTGTAGATGCTGTGAATTTAACCCTGGTGACGGTGGAGGTGAGCGGCTTCCTGTGgggattttgtcttgtttttttagGAGACAGTTTGCCTTTTCCCGACGTCCCTTTTCATTACACACAGGGTGAGTGGGGTAGAGGTGATGAGTGAGTGCAGTCCCCTTTTGGGGAGCCTGCCCAGCTGTCTGTACTCTTTCCCTCTGGGACCTGGGGAACCAGGTACTGAGGATGGTCCCCTGGGCGCATGTTCCCATGGATGTGGCCACACTTGTCACTAAGGCTGCCTTGTGGAAACATCCCATTGGGGCACAGGCCTGACTTGCCTTTGTGTGGCTAATACTGAGTGGGAAGTAGAGGTCAGGCCTGCATGAGTGAAAGCCACTTGGGATGCATGGACAAAGTGGGTAGTGCCAAGGGCTCTAAGGCAGTGTGCCAGCCTGTGAAGTTACCTTTTGTGATGAAAATAGTCAGGGACAGGGAGATGGCATAGCAGGTGAAAGTGCTGGTCCCCAAATCAGGTGCATTGACTCCCCTGGAACCCCAGCcagatggggggaggggcttaTGGGCCCAAAGGAACCCACTCTCCAAAGCTGCCTTCAGACCCCTTGCAGACCATGGCACACTATAAAATGACCAGTGTCCACATGATGCAATGACAGCTGCCACCTCTAGGTGAAGGAAGTTCCCCTCTGGCTGTGTTAAGTGCCCTCTGCCCACAGGGGCCTTGTTATCACCAAGGTCTCACCTCACAGGCCTGGGTCCTGTGTACTGTGGGGGATGGACGTTGGCCCCTCCCTGCCTCACTGCAGACTCTCAATGACCAAGCAGCACTTGGCAAAAATGCTCTCGGGGGCTTCTTCAGCCAAGATCTAGGGGAAGGAAGCCATGGGGTCAAGGGTACAGCTCATGGCAAGATCTATGCTCCCATAACTGCTTCAAGGCAAACCCTGATGTGAGCAGGTTTGCAGCCTGGGTAACAGCAATGGGTGTTGGGGGAGTTGAGACCCCATGGGTACAGGGAGCAGAAGGCAGTGTCTCCAATGCTTGTTCCCACagagatgagaacaccaccaatgTCCCTTACCTAACACCCCTGTGCTGAGCCAGACGTATGGGCAGCATCAGGGCTTCATAGCTACACAGGTGCAGCATTGGGACCCCATTGTAGCTTTCAGGAGCTAAGCACATCCAGTGGCTCACATctgtcagtgctggggagacatgagttctgggccagcctgggctacatgaaatagAATCCCCTCATTTCAAAGTGGCTAAGCGGGGCCTTCTTCCAGGTACTCACGTTTCGCAGAAGGTTCTTTTGCTGGTAGAAGGCCAGGACGGGCTCACACAGGGTGTAGTATGTTTCTAGACGCTTGTGGATAGTCGATTCTGAATCGTCTGCCCGGTGCTCCACCTGTCCACGTTGCAACACTCTGCGCACCATGGTCTCCATGGAGCAGTCAAATACCATGACTACGTTGGGGGCCCTGCCCACCTAGGCAATAACCAACAGGACAGGGTGAGGAGAGGGTCTTGCACAGAGTCCCAAGAGGCCATGAgcttggggaagagagagagactgtgataAAAATTCAACGCctatggatgccagaagaggaggGCATCAGGGCCCTTGGCAATGAATGGTGTAGGAGTGGAAATGAGTCACCTACATggatgctaagaactgaactccggtcctctaGAAACAGcaatatacattcttttttttagtatttatttatttattatatatacaatattctatctgtgtgtatgtctgcaggccagaagagggcaccagacctcattacagacggttgtgagccaccatgtggctgccggGAACCGAACTCAGAACCTtcggaagaggaggcaatgctctcaaccactgagccatctctccagcccccagcaatgtacattcttttaaacatttttgagcTTAACAttgtgatgcatgcctttaatcccatcacttggaaggcagaggcacgtggatttatgagttggaggccactctggtgtagagtgagttccaggacaaccagggctacacagggaaacttggtcttgaaaaaatactttttatttctaagaGAGGGTCTTGAACGTtcagacctgtctgcctctgcctccccagggctgggattgaaggggAATGACACCATGTCTCCCTCAATACACACTCTTGACAGCTTTCTCTGCAGCCTGCAAtcttcgttttttgtttttgttttgtgagggtttctcactggcctaaAACTTTACAAGCAGGCTAGACTGGCCGGCTAGCCCCAGGGATGTTTCTGTCTCCCCCGTTCAAGAGCTGAGATGAAGCATATATGCCACacccagattttttgttttgtttcattttttaaaatatttatttatttattatggatacaatattctgtctgtatgcctgcaggccagaagagggcaccagacctcattacagatggttgtgagccaccatgtggttgctggaaattgaactcaggacctttggaagagcaggcaatgctcttaacctctgagccatctctccagcccctgttttgtttcatttttaagatttatcatatatacagcgttctgcctgcatgtatgcttacacaccagaagaggacattatatcccatggttgcaagccaccatgtgggtgatgggaattgaactcagaacctctggaagaacagccagtgctcagccatctctccagctccacacccgggttttttttttttaatatttatttatttattatgtatacaatattctgtctgtgtgtatgcctgaaggccagaagagggcaccagaccccattacaaatggttgtgagccaccacgtggttgctgggaattgaactcaggacctttggaagagcaggcaatgctcttaacctctgagccatctctccagccccccacacccGGGTTTTTATGTGGCCTCTTGGCACAGAACTCAGGCCCAGACACTTGCAACACCAGCACTCTGCTGACTGAGCCATATCATGTACCCTGTGTActttgggagacagggtctcatgtcaCCCTAACTGACatggaactcctgatcctcctgtctccaatgCCAGGAGATGaaatcacaggtgtgcacagccATACTGGATatgttctttgttattttatttattgactattatctaattattttaagacaaggtcattcattttatatacccaatactggccttaaacttaacattcctcctgcctcggcctcctgaatgctgataCCATAAAACCTGTTACTTAGTTACGCcattttgcccccccccccccccccccccgcctttctTTTTAGATAGGGTTGCACGATATAGCCCTGGACCTGACCTTGTAGAGCAGGCTTTCCACAAGTTCATATCCAATTCATATCCATCGGCCTCTtttccaggtgctggggttaaacatgtgtgctacctcacctgaccctttgctgtttttctctctttttttccttctcctttttcttttggatAGGGTCTCAGAAGCCCACActggccgtggtggcgcacgcctttaatcccagcactcgggaagcagaggcaggtggatctctgggagttcgaggccagcctggtctacaagagctagttccaggacaggcaccagagaaaccctgtcttgaaaaatcaaaaaaaaaaaaaaaaaagaagcccacaCTGTCCTTGAACCCCAGTTGTCCTGCTCCCACTTCCCCAGACCAGTGTTGGGGTGGCAGGTCTTCCACACATCTTGAGCTGACACTAATGGGGTTCACTTCTACACAGGCTCCGGGGATGGACCTCAGGACATTGAATATAGGAAGCCAGTGCTCTGCCCTCTgagcccacccccacccaagcCAAGGCTCGATTTGCAGTAGTGGGCATTGCATGTGCAGAGCATGTAAGACAAACACGGAAAGGGTGACggttctctgcccttcctctgtccctccacGGGCCCCGCCCtaccactccctccctccctccttcccccccctccagccttggtggcaagcaccttacctgctgagacatctcattggtccctcttcatccttttttttttttagatttatttattatgtatacagtgttctgtctgcatgtttgcctacATGCCATAatagggcaccaaatctcattataggtggctatgagccaccatgtggttgctgaaaattgaactcaggattttggaagagcaggcagtgctcttaacttctgtctctccagcccactcttcattctttttcaaaatattttttaaactacgtgtatatgtgtgtgctacacATGAGTGAAcactggtacccacagaggaGTGAGGTGCAGGCAGTTGGGAATCacctgaagtgggtgctgggaattgaactcaggtcctctgaaagagcattgagtgttcttaactactgagtcatcttttcagccaaaatctctccttcctccctcctcctttctctcttattttgagaaaggaagtattctctgtgtagccttggctgtcctggaactttgtagaccaggctagcctcaaactcaaagagatcagcacctgcctctgcctctgagtgctgggattaaaggcgtgcaccaccgctgctTGGCAAGAAATCTATACTTAAGGCACATTCTTAgtcctcactggggattctaggcggggctccaccctgacccaGCCACTCACTGCGGGATTGTAAGCAGGGGCTCTACCCCTGAGTTGTATCTCAGCCCCTCTCTTGGGGACTTTGGGGGGGTCAGAGCACCACCAGGCTTCAATCTTCAGGTCTTTAAGACAAAGACTTATTCTGTGTAGGTATCGTGCACCCATGTGGTGCATGGTtagggctcagtggtagagtgcttgtgtCCTTGGAGAGGACCTCATCCTCATGAGGACTCACAACCATTCTAAGTCTAGTTCCAGACCCAGACCTCAAAGGGGGGAGCCAGGCACATCTGTAGTGGACATACAGACGTGCAAACAAAATACTCACATGCATAAATCTGAATATCTGCATAAATTTGAATATCTGAAAAAAGGAATTAGCTGCTGCTGTCCAGCCAGCAGCTTGCTGTGATGTTGCACACCTGTGTTCCTGGCATTCAATGGGCCTAGGCAGGAGGACTGCAGAGACTTCCTGGTCAGCCtggccacacagagagacactgtctccagaaaaaaacaaaaaacaaagccagcCAGATGGACAGTGCTGTCTTGCtgtcctcccagcactggggaagtggaggcagaggcattgaCATCAATGTCACCCTTGGGTACTTAAAAGGTGGAGGCCaaatccaggcggtggtggcacacgcctttaatcccagcactcaggaggcagaggcaggcaaatctctgtgaatttgaggccaacctggtctacagagcaagttccaggagaggaaccaaagctacacggaaaaaccctttctcaaaaaaaaaaaaaaaagaaagaaagaaagaaagaaaaaagaaaaaaagaaaggaaggaaggaagaaaagaaaagaaagaaagaaacagaattggAGGTCATGAGACACTGCTCCACCCTGACTCCCAGCCCACAGTTCCCTTTGGGTTACACAACTTCACATGTTAAGGATCTGACGATATTTAAACAAGGGGCAGGGATGCTACTTCTGCAGCAAAGCTCCCAGCTTCTCATAAAACCACTGGCTTGGGAACATGGGGCCTGCACGTCCCCATGGCAACAGCAGTGGGAATACTTACTGAGCTCATTGGCAACTCTCTGCATGGGTAAATTCACTCTCTGGATTCTTCCATCAGCTTGCACCACCAGCATCCCAGTGTGGAGGCCAATTGTGCCTTCCACAGTTGTTCCCCACCTtagttatttttatgatttaaaaaatatttgtgtgtgcatgtgtgtgagccaggtggtggcggcacacgcctttaatcccagcactggggcgtagaggcaggtggatctcagagtttgagactagcctgagctacacagagaaaccgtttcGATAAACGAacaaaaatgtatgtgtataagcTTTCCCTgggtgagtttatgtgcaccatacACACTGAAGCCTGtcggggccagaagagggcgttgggtcccttaaaactggagttgcaggtggttgtgagccaccacgtaggGAACTGAGCTAAAGAACAGTTactattcttaactgctgagccctctagACTGCAGCCTGTTTTgttcaatttttattgtttgtctgAGACAGCTGAACTCTacatgtagcctgggctggcctggaaatcacaatACTCCTGCCTCACAGGCTCCCAGTGCTGGGCGTCTAGGCCTACGCCTCCATGCATCCTCGCTTCTGACCCTTACTGCGCATGAGGAGGCTGGGCACAgtcctggcaggcagagggcttgcctagcacgcaGCCCTGGCTGGGTTCCCTCTCTGGTGGCACGGGGCTGCCATCCCGCACCCGAAAGGCGGAGGCAGGAAGTTAGGACTTCAGGGTCAGCCTGTCCGAgttgtgagtttgagagcagcctagGCTACGAGAGCTGAAAGAAAGGAGGTCTCCCAGCCTCAGACCCTCAGGCATCATCCTTTCGGGCTTTAAGAGGAGCgagggggggtggtggtggggaggggtaGCCTGGAACCTCCAAGCGGGCACGCATATCCTGGACATTGTGGGGTTGGGACACTCACAATTCGCTCAAACTCTTTGGCCTGTTCCAGCTCTCTAGGGAAGCCATCGATGAGAAAACCGCTGCTCTCTGGACGAGACAACAGGCTGTCACTGACCATGTCCAGAATGAGACCCTGGGAAGGAAAGTGCGTGGACTCGGGACTCAGTGCGCAGGCCCGTGCACACCcccccccttcctccacagcaggACCCAGCACCTTCATCACTAGCTTCCTTTCTGCTTGTAGGTTTTCATTtgttctgtgcagccctggctatcttagaacttatcgactgggctggcctcaaactggcagagatccaactgcctcttcctctcaaatgctgggactaaagaagCATGCCACCGCCAGGCTCAAGGCTGGACTCTTAAAAGTTTATTAGATATTGTTGGGTggtggaggctcacacctttaatcccagcactcggaaggtagaGGCACTTGGAtgtgatctctgagttccagaccagccggGTCTCCAGAGCTCCAGtacacagggctacacagagaaaccctgtctcaaaaacaaagtttaCTAGATCTCTTTATTATGTATCTAGTTGTGGAGGGGTGGTGCACATCCCACAGCaggtgtgggggtcagaggacagtttagagcaggtggttctctccttccatcacagaGGCCCCAGGGACAGAGctaggttgtcagacttggctgCAAGTACCTTCCCCCACAgtgccatctctctggtccttgGCATGGATTCTTTCTGTAGTCACGATACCACcaaactcctcatcctcctgactccacctcctgactgctgggttGTCCAGTGTGCACCCAGTTTCtgcggtgctggggatgggacccagggtTTTGGGCATGCTAGGTGAGCGCTCTGACAACTGACCTCCGCCACAGCCCTTAACATGACTTTTTTGGGggtagagttttatttatttatttatccatgtctacatggatgtctgtgcatgtgcgtaGAGCCCTCAGGCTAGACGAAGGcgtcagatccccctggaactagagttacagttgtgagccaccacgtgggtcctgggctGGAGCAATAGACGCCCTTAACATGTCATGACATCAGCATGGCAAGGCAGTGGCGGGGCCAGGACACCCTGGCGTCGTGGGGACTCTGTCTTGCTGTGCCCCCCTTTCCCTTGAACTCTCACCGTGGGCACCAGAAGTCCCTGCTGCATGATGTCCCGGATCTTCCGGCCCCGCTTGGTGCTCCTCTGAGCCTCCTCCCGCAGCAGCTGGCCCAGCCCCACAT
This genomic interval carries:
- the Khsrp gene encoding far upstream element-binding protein 2 isoform X1 — protein: MSDYSTGGPPPGPPPPAGGGGGAAGAGGGPPPGPPGAGDRGGGGPGGGGPGGGGASGGPSQPPGGGGPGIRKDAFADAVQRARQIAAKIGGDAATTVNNNTPDFGFGGQKRQLEDGDQPDSKKLASQGDSIGSQLGPIHPPPRTSMTEEYRVPDGMVGLIIGRGGEQINKIQQDSGCKVQISPDSGGLPERSVSLTGAPESVQKAKMMLDDIVSRGRGGPPGQFHDNANGGQNGTVQEIMIPAGKAGLVIGKGGETIKQLQERAGVKMILIQDGSQNTNVDKPLRIIGDPYKVQQACEMVMDILRERDQGGFGDRNEYGSRVGGGIDVPVPRHSVGVVIGRSGEMIKKIQNDAGVRIQFKQDDGTGPEKIAHIMGPPDRCEHAARIINDLLQSLRSGPPGPPGAPGMPPGGRGRGRGQGNWGPPGGEMTFSIPTHKCGLVIGRGGENVKAINQQTGAFVEISRQLPPNGDPNFKLFVIRGSPQQIDHAKQLIEEKIEGPLCPVGPGPGGPGPAGPMGPFNPGPFNQGPPGAPPHAGGPPPHQYPPQGWGNTYPQWQPPAPHDPNKAAAAAADPNAAWAAYYSHYYQQPPGPVPGPAPAPAAPPAQGEPPQPPPTGQSDYTKAWEEYYKKIGQQPQQPGAPPQQDYTKAWEEYYKKQAQVATGGGPGAPPGSQPDYSAAWAEYYRQQAAYYGQTPGPGGPQPPPTQQGQQQASGNCHPPPPPFSFQPPATVHPALVGSAGNPFPCGVCP
- the Khsrp gene encoding far upstream element-binding protein 2 isoform X2; this translates as MSDYSTGGPPPGPPPPAGGGGGAAGAGGGPPPGPPGAGDRGGGGPGGGGPGGGGASGGPSQPPGGGGPGIRKDAFADAVQRARQIAAKIGGDAATTVNNNTPDFGFGGQKRQLEDGDQPDSKKLASQGDSIGSQLGPIHPPPRTSMTEEYRVPDGMVGLIIGRGGEQINKIQQDSGCKVQISPDSGGLPERSVSLTGAPESVQKAKMMLDDIVSRGRGGPPGQFHDNANGGQNGTVQEIMIPAGKAGLVIGKGGETIKQLQERAGVKMILIQDGSQNTNVDKPLRIIGDPYKVQQACEMVMDILRERDQGGFGDRNEYGSRVGGGIDVPVPRHSVGVVIGRSGEMIKKIQNDAGVRIQFKQDDGTGPEKIAHIMGPPDRCEHAARIINDLLQSLRSGPPGPPGAPGMPPGGRGRGRGQGNWGPPGGEMTFSIPTHKCGLVIGRGGENVKAINQQTGAFVEISRQLPPNGDPNFKLFVIRGSPQQIDHAKQLIEEKIEGPLCPVGPGPGGPGPAGPMGPFNPGPFNQGPPGAPPHAGGPPPHQYPPQGWGNTYPQWQPPAPHDPNKAAAAAADPNAAWAAYYSHYYQQPPGPVPGPAPAPAAPPAQGEPPQPPPTGQSDYTKAWEEYYKKIGQQPQQPGAPPQQDYTKAWEEYYKKQAQVATGGGPGAPPGSQPDYSAAWAEYYRQQAAYYGQTPGPGGPQPPPTQQGQQQAIEANGYELHL
- the LOC142832240 gene encoding adenylate kinase isoenzyme 1-like isoform X2, with the protein product MATKYGFCHVGLGQLLREEAQRSTKRGRKIRDIMQQGLLVPTVGRAPNVVMVFDCSMETMVRRVLQRGQVEHRADDSESTIHKRLETYYTLCEPVLAFYQQKNLLRNILAEEAPESIFAKCCLVIESLQ
- the LOC142832240 gene encoding adenylate kinase isoenzyme 1-like isoform X1, whose protein sequence is MATKYGFCHVGLGQLLREEAQRSTKRGRKIRDIMQQGLLVPTGLILDMVSDSLLSRPESSGFLIDGFPRELEQAKEFERIVGRAPNVVMVFDCSMETMVRRVLQRGQVEHRADDSESTIHKRLETYYTLCEPVLAFYQQKNLLRNILAEEAPESIFAKCCLVIESLQ